From the Bdellovibrio reynosensis genome, one window contains:
- a CDS encoding YceD family protein encodes MKINLMEIPEEGRSYHWDTQSGELNQILNDLIGKTPHEAEFFIKPLNSRDFELTGTIKTKLPETCARCGIEFPFPVNSKYREFLIPKQDHPRGSKYSKVNHISDLPEDGPDVSEYDGHIFDMGEFLHEVVALAAPFNAAGPEDENGDCSICKIPVKGQSFSYDEEMPGVKPTNPFGVLKNIKIN; translated from the coding sequence ATGAAAATTAACTTAATGGAAATCCCTGAAGAAGGCCGTAGCTACCACTGGGACACACAGTCAGGTGAATTGAATCAGATTTTAAATGACCTGATTGGCAAAACCCCTCACGAAGCTGAGTTTTTTATTAAGCCCTTGAATTCCCGTGATTTTGAGCTGACTGGAACTATTAAAACAAAACTTCCTGAAACCTGCGCCCGTTGCGGGATTGAGTTTCCTTTTCCAGTGAATTCTAAGTACCGCGAATTCTTAATTCCCAAACAAGATCACCCCCGCGGAAGTAAATATTCCAAGGTCAATCATATCAGTGACTTACCCGAAGATGGCCCTGACGTATCTGAATACGATGGCCATATATTTGATATGGGTGAATTCCTTCATGAAGTCGTTGCTCTTGCTGCGCCTTTTAATGCTGCAGGCCCTGAGGACGAAAATGGAGATTGCTCAATTTGCAAAATTCCCGTGAAAGGACAAAGCTTTAGCTACGACGAAGAAATGCCGGGCGTAAAGCCAACTAATCCTTTTGGGGTTTTAAAGAATATCAAGATCAATTAA
- the rpmF gene encoding 50S ribosomal protein L32: MPTPKKKTSRSKRDMRRSHDGLSAPAVSVEKKTGELTRPHRAHKGADGALYYKGKQISAAK, encoded by the coding sequence ATGCCAACTCCTAAGAAGAAAACATCTCGTTCTAAACGTGATATGCGCCGTTCTCACGATGGTTTGTCTGCACCAGCAGTATCTGTTGAAAAGAAAACTGGTGAATTGACTCGCCCTCACCGCGCACACAAAGGTGCTGACGGTGCTTTGTACTACAAAGGCAAGCAAATCAGCGCAGCTAAGTAA